The Tepidanaerobacter syntrophicus genome includes the window TCCTCATTTTTGAAATAAAAGGTAAGGGTAGTTAACGCCCTTACCTAAAGTGTGTTCATTCAGCCGCTAACTGTTCTCCCTGTCTACCCTCGATTACAGCATCGGCAATCTTTTCTGTTATCAATTTAACAGCTCTTATAGCATCGTCGTTTCCGGGTATTACATAATCTATCTCGTCTGGATCACAGTTTGTATCGACAATTGCGATTAATGGTATTTGCAGTTTTCTCGCTTCCTGAACGGCTATCCGTTCCTTTCTGGGATCAACAACAAAAACTGCTTGGGGGAGTTCTGTCATATTTTTTATACCGCTTAAGTTCTTCTCTAATCTTTCCTTTTCATGACGTAAATTAATTACTTCTTTTTTTGGAAGAACTTCAAAAACTCCTTCTTCCTCCATTTTCTCTAGCTCATGGAGCCTA containing:
- the rpsB gene encoding 30S ribosomal protein S2, translated to MSIISMKQLLEAGVHFGHQTRRWNPKMKEYIFTERNGIYIIDLQKTVKKMEEAYEFVKNISAEGGTILFVGTKKQAQESIKEEAERCGMYYVNQRWLGGMLTNFKTIRKRIDRLHELEKMEEEGVFEVLPKKEVINLRHEKERLEKNLSGIKNMTELPQAVFVVDPRKERIAVQEARKLQIPLIAIVDTNCDPDEIDYVIPGNDDAIRAVKLITEKIADAVIEGRQGEQLAAE